The sequence below is a genomic window from Phoenix dactylifera cultivar Barhee BC4 chromosome 8, palm_55x_up_171113_PBpolish2nd_filt_p, whole genome shotgun sequence.
AGGTCCTGTTGATGACACTCAGCTATCTTATGACCCTGCTGGCCGCATCTGAAACAAGCACCAGATAATCGTCTACAGTATTCAGTCTTATGCATACCACCACATGCATCACACTTATGCTTCTCTTGCTGAATAGTCTTTCCATAAGATCCTTGCTTCCCTGATTGCCAAGATTGGTTGTGATTTTGCAGTCTTGCTAGAATTCTGTCCACTGCGAGCATCATAATTTCTgcttctctttttttgtttcctatctTTGGCATCATATGTTTCTTTCCGGACAATTTCCAGATTCTTAGCCCTGTCTACCAGATCATCATAGTTCGTCGAGTGTATTGCGGCCAAACTCCGACATAagtgaggcttcaatccttcttcaaatcttctCATCTGGGACTCTGCATCCATGacgagggtgggagcaaaccgagATAGCCTGTCAAACTCTGCCTCATACTCATCCACAGTCATAGTTCCTTGATTCAGATTGAGAAATTCCCTCTCTAGCTTCCTCAGGCGactggagggaaaatacttggagtagaatacTGTGCGGAATCTTTGCCAGGTAAGTGCCTCCTGCTCGGGTGCCAATGTGCGCTCCACAgacatccaccaatgatgagctcggtcctgaagcatataggtggcaaatctgaccttctcttcatcggtgcactccaatgccctgaaggctttctccatttcatctATCCAGATTTCGGCCTCTTGAGGACTAGTGGTGCCTTTAAAAGCCGAAGGTGCCATTCTCTTGAATTCTGCTATACTTCTTCTTTGCTCAGGAGGAGCAGCATCCTGCTGGATTggttgctgaggttgttgcctctgttgacgtactaacccgacgacctcctcgatcagttcgAGCACCCGAGTTTGATTTTCGGCAGCAGCTTCTGGAGTTGATTGACCCTGGGGCCCTGAGTTATGTGATGCCTCGCCCGCTTGGTTAGTGGGGGCTCTTCCCTGAGAGCGCCCAACCATCCGATTCAAGCTATGGACACGGTGAGGCAGCATTCTGATTCAgtgaaaatatattaaaaatttattcaaaCAGAATAATACAAAATAGTTAACAAAACAAATGAACATTATCCCTTTGTCTAGTTACTACCCCATCTCTCAACTTTCCAACGAATCCTAAGGATCTTAAAACTTAGGCTCAAATATGACTGTTTCAAACATAATCCCTATGAATCTGAAACCTAAGCTCtaataccaccaaatctgtcacgccccgagcccgaggcgcggcagacgccgcacgcccgcacggcgagcCGCATGGGCGCACAaggcatcggatcatatcaaagcagatacagctattcaaagatgacataattatttaaattgttcaaaagcggtcttacaaaatttcaaaatagcatatgccaacataattcgaAATGCTccaaaatgaaaatcaaatatccaaactaattcaaataacctatgccaacataattcaaatatccaaactaatctaactgaaatgccaataactgaaaaatcatcgaaaaatctaacgcactctcccaatcccgtgcgatcaagcttctggatctgaaaaacagaaaaaataaaataatgagctacactagctcagtaagcaacaaaatatcccaaagtggggtcagagcatatcagatcaaaatacaggataatatctggaataaatcataaataacattgttttactatttttaaaaattattatcatttttccaaaaactctgataccagaatctcaacaggataggctacggccatgtaacccagtggcatgggttgcacagagtgctagaaaccactattgttagtcaccggtggaaacggtgtccagaaactactattctaatcaccggtggcacggtgtcgaaaccggttcctcagagattacgagtcgacaggtccaacatataatctccattggcggggccagaacagaacagaacagatcatagccatgctgagaatacatatatatataaaaatagattttataaatttttcagtcatagtttatggatttcagagcataattttcaaatgaaatttaacatgccagacccattttactaaatacaaaacatatttcagaatttaatctatttatcaaataatttgaaaatcacacttgaagtattaagttacttacctcttctcgcttaatttctacttcagataggcggatcaggttcacctatttaaatttaattaattctttgTTAATATCAGAATTaagcaaaaattcaaaaataatactattggacacggcccaacagggcccagagttggcccataatgggcatggcccgataggccGATATTGGGCACGGCCcaatgggttcgggtttcgggttccggatttcggatccgggttcgggtttcgggctCGGATTTGAATAGGGCCCAAGTTGGGTTTcgggttttcttcttctctctcttttttttttttttaaactgggCCCAAACTGGGCCTGCcatgaactgggcccaagtcgGGTCCGCCGTGAACTAGGCTCAAGTCGGGCCCGccgtgaactgggcccaagtcgGGCCTATAGAGGTTCAGCCTAACTGGGCCCATccggactggactgggcccaagttgggcctacaatggatagggcccaacgggcccagcttggcccgtgatgggcctcttccttccccaaacccccccccacgGACAGGGGGAGTAGGAGAgacggaagagagggagagggccggcggggtggccggaggccacccctCGGTCGATGGCTAGCCGGCCGCCATGGCGGCTGGCGACCGTTGCCGTGGCCGACGGGAAGGAGAAGCAACCGAGATCATCTCGGTTGCTTGGGTTGAAACAGAGGAGACCAAAACCCATGAAAGCAAGGAGGAGGGAGGCTTACCGGCGGTGGCAGAGGTAGTGGGAGGAAGATCTCGGCTGCCGGTGCTCGATTCGGTGGTCAAGCGGCGGTGGCGGTGCTCGAAATCTAGAGGATGAATCTCGGAACAGGTGGTGGCCGCGAGGGAGTCCGGGCGGCGCTCGATCGGGAAGAGGACGCCGGtcaccaaggagaggaggaggagcgaaggagggaagaggaggaggagcgaAGGATGCGGAGGAGAGGAGGGCTTGGGGGTTTTTTTATCACCCCTCGCGGTGACTCTCCGCCGCGTGAATCGCGGCGGCCGAGAGGATTCCGCGGCCGGGATTGGCCGCGGATCGGTCGGAGGGAGGGCGCCGCGGGATCCCCGCGGCACCCTTGCCTGGTTTGTCCCCGGAAGaaccggagaggatcgcaatcgcgatcctctgttccggcctTCCTAGAATGgggacggggctgaagtcggctggggctgccgactttaGCCCCATATCTCACAATGGGTAAGGTTCCAGATATGTTAGAAGGAAGGATTTTAGACTTGCAAATTCCCCCCATGCCAGTTTTATTTTCCCCTCAAGATGAGGGAAGCATTTCTAGACAAATCATTCTCATGAAATGGTATCAATAGTCACTTGTTATAATGGACTCAACATATTTGACCGTATAATAGGTATGTTACCCATAGTGCTGTAGGCATCTCTTAATTTCCTATGTTAGATAAAAATTCAGAGCTGTGGTTCTAAAGGCTTAATAAATCCTTCAACCTTCAATGGATTTATATTTTACTTTCAATTTAGCAATCATGCAACATAAATGATCCGACGACCCGGGATCCGCCACATGGCGGGCCATAAGACGGCCTCAACAAATCTCTCCAAATCGCCCCCACTAAATGCTGATCATTATGGAGGGCACTCCAAAGCTCGAAATACTGATGGCTGACCTCTCGCATTTCGCCAGACGAGACGCTTCGGAGAAGGGAGCATTAATGGCCAGCTTCTCATGTTTTGCCAGTCGGAGTGCTTCGGGGGACGGAAAATTAATGATCGAAACCTCCAGAAAGGAACGCCTACGTGGAACACTGAAAAATTTCCACGGCAGATTCTACTTAAGAAAATCTAGCAGCTCGAACCTCCCAAGTCCGACGTCGAGCTCTCGGCCAAGAAATATGCCAAGGCATAGCCAGTTTGGTACACACCTCTTCTTGCCTATGTGATTGAAGCACTGGATGATTAGAAGTCTGCCTAGTTCCATCGTCCGAGCTGCAAGGCAGCTCGACCTCGGAAGTGGGGGACAAATAATAGGGgaaaaaatggatcgtccagcccacaactaaaaggccgcCCAGTTTCGGACCAATAAACATCAACGCCAACCAGTCGAATCCACACTTCTGCCCCGAGTCAGCTCGACTTCGAGACTCCGCCGAAGGCTCCACCAACTTTAGACATTCGTCGACtcccccgaccaagttcggggtaACTCCAATATTCGCTGACCCGCCCCAACTAAGCTCGGGCCGCCTACCTCAGCAGTACGCTCCGACTTTCGAGCTCGAAGCGCTCCACCGAGCACGCCTCGAAACCCGAGAAGCCGAGCTACTCCCATTACCCGTCAAGCCGACCTCTCATGATGAGGGCTGACAGTGCCTCTGCCACCTGGGCCACTGCACCgagactataaatagctcggtcaggtAACTTGTAAAGGACTTTTGGGCTGGACCAAATCTactccactctaacttgatcgtcgaagggccctcaccggaaatACTGATGAaactttgtgcaggtccgcggCCGTCGCACAGGAGGTGGCTCCCGTCTTCTCCTTCCAATCACTggcggctccctcgactccaccggcgtggtctccctcgggccaaatttgaaccacaatagTCATAACTCCGGGATTAGTTGGATTGACTTGCTTCTAAACTACTGGATTGTCGGTCATCTTTGTTTTCGGACTCTTAGTCATCTATGCCTTCAAATGATGATACTTTTAGCCTTCAGCTAGTGCAGGCCAGttttcaacccttgatctctttACCCTATTCCTTTTATAAGTCAAGATGGTTCTCTTCCTTCAGTTGATGAAAGCTTGTAATACCTACTCTATCTCGGTTTTTCTGAAGTTGTATATCTCCACTCTTTGTTACTCCTCCCTCTTAGGTGTAGCAGCAGGAGCATCATCTATTATATCTCCTTTTTCAAATCCTTAATAAAGGTAGGGTGGTTATTACCTCTCTTatcataaaaaaagagaaaaaaatagggAAAAGAGAGACTTTCTTGTAAACTAGAATCTTTCACTACAAATTAAAACAGAGTTTTTCCTGTCAAATTTGTTGATGGCTGgcccataaaaaaaaatttggcaaaATACTTTTCTAATAGCTTTATCTAATTTATTCATATTATAAAATAGATAAAAGGTTAAATTAGATGATGTTATGTGATAACTGGGACATCAAAATAAAGCTTGATCTTGGAGTTCAAATAACTGGGACACCAGATAGTGtcctgaattatggtacattaaTTGATATAGTACTTAATTTGGAGAAAGGCTAGGAAAGAAGCAAACAACCTGCTTCCTTTAGAAGACAATGACACAGGAGCACTCCCAGTAATGGCTAGAAAATAGATACTAGTGTTGATTCCAATTGTCCAGCATCAAGATACAGTCGACTAAACAGACTACCAAGTCAAAGTAAACCAGCATCCAGCAACTCCCTTGTTCAATCTTTGATCATTAAGCTATCACCTCAAGCTGGATTAATCACTTCAAGATGCAACCGAGTTGACAACTTTCTAGGACATATTGCAGAAGTTAAAATGGCCCTATGGGGTATGTTGGAAGCAGCTACCATTAAAGGTTGGAGCCAGAACCTAGCAAACTTGCCAGCGAGCAAACAGAGCAAGAGAGAACAATTGATGCATTGCAGAATTGAAAGATGGGTGATCCTTTGAAGATAACGGCTCTGGGCTCTGCACTTTCGATAGGGcccaattatttttttatacaaaATTTCAATAGAAACAATACGTTTATATAAAAAACTCTATAATAAGAAAGAGAAATTTCTAATCCTTATGAAGTTAAATTATATAGAATACGATACACGTACACCAAACAAATGAACACCTCTAAACCAGCGGGTGTTCTTATTGGTCGACTAAACAGACACCTATTTAACCATATGCCAAACAATCGCTTTGTGGAAGCAATTCACAAGATGAACCATATGTGCTGACACTTGCACTACGCCGTTTGTGGCCTTCTTCACTAGTTGTTATCCACCCAGAACTGAGCCTGGAGATACTTGATCGTATCCTTGCCCACTTGGAAGGCCTTGGCCAAAACCGCATCAGAGATGGGTGGGTTTGATCCAAAGACTGCATTGGCTATAGTGATCACTCCAGGGTTCTGGCTGCTTAGGGCTGCAACGGCCACGGCAGGCGTTGGACCGTAGTTGAATTGGAAATGGATTAGACCTTCGGGAAACACAAAGACATCACCCTTCTTGAGCATCTTAGTGAAGAGAAGGTTGCCATTGTTGGTGTTGGATGTGACAAAGCCGACATAGAGCGTGCCTTCTAACACTGTAAGGATCTCGGTGGCCCGAGGATGGGTGTGTGGTGGGTTGAGACCGTAAGGTGCATAGTCTATTCGAGCCAAGGAGATGCCGAGGGTGTTGAGCCCTGCAATTTGGTTCACATTCACCTGCGTCACCTTAGACCCAAGCTGGTTCGACGTGTTGCCAGGCATATCGAggccggagaagaagaagtcGTCCGCTGTCACGTGCATTGGTGGCTTGCAAACAAAACCATTCACAAGGACTGCATCCAAAGGAAGAAGCTAAGCAACAAAGGGTAACTCGTAAACCATTATGTTGAAACTAGTAAAAGATAAGAGTGAAGAGTAAttactgaaagagtagatgccctacaagccaatcgcaatatgtattgcgaaaggttttttcttttgatttgtccaaatcatgtacatgacatttaaatataaataaaggcgttatgttttatcatatgctgttgattatatttatgataaactccttagattagggcaatggttttaagactatgatgagatcatactagtgagacttaaaattctaaaatcctaatcttaaatattctcagtcattggtacattgagtcggggatcaatgattaccggaaagactggcatgtcttatgtatgctcgatgcaaaggatgattgatctcacaatcatttgtgtggagacactaatacaaagatgtgggtgctcattagaggaatgagttcactgaattgacctacaaagagaaatcttatgaagtcttacttacatgtcaaaagatgattctcttagtgggagttgtgcaactgatcctataacctgagatcaccatggtatcttgtgcacatgaacccatattttggtttacactcattcatgacaataagttatgtacgaggtcttctggatatggtgaattgtgtatgaagattaggagtaggtcaacaaggaattaatcacttctagtaagagaagatagcatcctatttattctaatcatatgataattcaggaaacctttgatcaaagtagaatgaaaattagaaagagtttctaatgtttcattatttgaattatcattaaaagattgagaaaaatatgaatatgaaattgagtttgacatatattcatactcatatgcatttttgggatgcagtttgattaaagaattgaattgcatggtaacttgccactaaagggtatttttggtatttccaccaaattccatatttttcgggtagacatgac
It includes:
- the LOC120111456 gene encoding uncharacterized protein LOC120111456, with protein sequence MSVERTLAPEQEALTWQRFRTVFYSKYFPSSRLRKLEREFLNLNQGTMTVDEYEAEFDRLSRFAPTLVMDAESQMRRFEEGLKPHLCRSLAAIHSTNYDDLVDRAKNLEIVRKETYDAKDRKQKKRSRNYDARSGQNSSKTAKSQPILAIREARILWKDYSAREA
- the LOC120111766 gene encoding putative germin-like protein 2-1 isoform X1; translation: MPPNTLISSKDLISYRKEMACHILLFALLALASSRVMASDPSQHQDFCVVDLKSAILVNGFVCKPPMHVTADDFFFSGLDMPGNTSNQLGSKVTQVNVNQIAGLNTLGISLARIDYAPYGLNPPHTHPRATEILTVLEGTLYVGFVTSNTNNGNLLFTKMLKKGDVFVFPEGLIHFQFNYGPTPAVAVAALSSQNPGVITIANAVFGSNPPISDAVLAKAFQVGKDTIKYLQAQFWVDNN
- the LOC120111766 gene encoding putative germin-like protein 2-1 isoform X2, with protein sequence MPPNTLISSKDLISYRKEMACHILLFALLALASSRVMASDPSQHQDFCVLLPLDAVLVNGFVCKPPMHVTADDFFFSGLDMPGNTSNQLGSKVTQVNVNQIAGLNTLGISLARIDYAPYGLNPPHTHPRATEILTVLEGTLYVGFVTSNTNNGNLLFTKMLKKGDVFVFPEGLIHFQFNYGPTPAVAVAALSSQNPGVITIANAVFGSNPPISDAVLAKAFQVGKDTIKYLQAQFWVDNN